A single genomic interval of Festucalex cinctus isolate MCC-2025b chromosome 16, RoL_Fcin_1.0, whole genome shotgun sequence harbors:
- the synpo2a gene encoding synaptopodin-2 isoform X1 has product MRTGDFVCITLQGGAPWGFALDGGQRDTDAPLLVSQVEEGCRASQAGVREGDEVVSLNGEPCAGVTLWQARALVNASGSCLQMLIKRSKGEKEPFKPRELYISESQDEISDGELHGEPGDTPSLSLSQQTLDNMSCTSLGSAHGVEGERTTTGSARDAPPSPGRKPLSQHGVVQGQAPAASASPGRGVASGEVGGPRVSAGSRGVGGGPCELPGSFSVAFQIPSDEGTPAEEQDSDSDREKPNKHRARHARLRRSESLSEKQVKEAKSKCKRIALLLSAAQPNPNNKGLLMFKKHRQRAKQYTLVSYGTGEDERDDSTEEDEENTRAGVHVVEFTLADQDHSDFEKHILTNARGGKSVLTICLDKSLLDIERKPTQMECLPETKGKGALMFAKRRQRMDEIAAEHEELRRQGMPVEAAQKVEPAAEDHAYMDVNLHQQQQQYQQYQEQQYYEQQQQHYQQQQQQYQQYQQQHMYRQDQHVSAQQQSHEAQSSFGNRTAKPFSVQNLAATPYSPAITGTTQYSTGQGEQIASRDERISTPAIRSGILDSKRKNVAKPMFTFKETPKMSPNPELLNLLNMSYKKMGFESGPEEDYLSLGAEACNFLQSSRSKHKTPPPVAPKPVMDPGSAPWSPQMEVTNQGMPQHAENSVSAPAVAPTAETTPPSDQEPSSTLPPPHAQLEAAANAPTEQQQSWYPSVPETQQQQVAVQEGNGYVSSYTAQVQPQEPPQSQSSLQPEWPTSQPTHSQPPANTWTPQVQASWSQAEQAQPHAQSSWCQPQDPPQSQTQPTWTQVQRMQPTWGQPQEPMLQQQQSHASWAQSPQVDSQPTWALAKSQAQAPWIQAESQPQAAWGQPAQQEAWPQTQAPDQHWAPAQPPINTCPPSQPTWTQTAQAQPQAQPPAGSNARAPVPTQPQPSWAHQPPEQVQRPANSWGAERGPAQQSWDPSVRPQQQAPLRQQINSWPPAQPQTPAWAPQPQQAPVANAPPKPWNTQKSRGPQRISTFTSAKKVSSPVINPLASVLTPSPTGSSYEMPAVRGKGADMFAKRQSRMEKYVVDSETVQANLASRSTSPTASLPNEWKYTPNVRAPPSRGFNPIQSPSYPPGASKQPPSTGPVSKAKKKGKQGPAPKPLDVVDVMKHQPYQLSASLFTYGPAAEAAKEPAPNSSCSPQNQQPHEQTVPVQPAGAFNAPYPQQAYDGNYQPSPNAYPPSDPYQQPSGGPYWQPHNQQTPQLPSPQYPPPQVPYQAAGSPPYLSPTAIAFQQPPLANVAPGFPVASPPGSITSGNAGAAPKPKFTAKKSSAQVWKPTVTERE; this is encoded by the exons ATGAGAACGGGGGATTTCGTCTGCATCACTTTGCAAGGTGGCGCGCCCTGGGGGTTCGCCCTGGACGGGGGCCAGCGGGACACCGACGCACCTCTGCTGGTTTCTCAG GTGGAGGAAGGCTGCCGCGCTTCCCAGGCTGGCGTACGGGAAGGCGACGAGGTGGTGTCCCTGAATGGGGAGCCGTGTGCCGGCGTGACCCTTTGGCAAGCCCGCGCCCTCGTCAACGCGTCGGGAAGCTGCCTGCAGATGCTCATCAAGAG ATCAAAAGGCGAGAAGGAGCCTTTCAAGCCGAGGGAGCTCTACATATCCGAGTCCCAGGACGAAATTTCTGATGGAGAGCTCCACGGGGAACCTGGTGATACGCCCTCGTTGAGCCTTTCCCAGCAGACGTTGGACAACATGAGCTGTACCTCTCTCGGAAGCGCGCACGGCGTCGAGGGAGAGCGTACCACCACCGGCTCCGCGCGGGACGCACCTCCGTCCCCCGGCCGAAAGCCGCTCAGCCAGCACGGAGTGGTGCAAGGGCAGGCGCCGGCAGCATCAGCATCACCGGGGAGGGGCGTCGCGAGCGGCGAGGTGGGAGGCCCCCGGGTGAGCGCCGGATCCCGAGGCGTGGGAGGAGGGCCCTGTGAGCTTCCTGGCTCTTTTAGCGTCGCTTTCCAAATCCCCTCAGATGAGGGAACGCCCGCCGAGGAGCAGGATTCCGATTCGGATCGGgagaaacccaacaaacaccGAGCAAGGCACGCCA GGCTCCGGCGCAGCGAGAGTCTGTCCGAGAAGCAGGTGAAAGAGGCCAAGTCCAAATGTAAGCGGATCGCCCTTCTCCTTAGCGCCGCGCAGCCCAACCCCAACAATAAGGGCCTGTTGATGTTCAAGAAACACCGCCAGAGAGCCAAACAGTACACGTTGGTCAGCTACGGCACCGGAGAGGACGAGCGCGACGACAGCACCGAAGAAGACGAAGAGAACACCCGGGCGGGAGTCCACGTTGTTGAGTTCACGCTCGCTGATCAAGACCATTCGGATTTCGAGAAGCACATCCTCACGAATGCCCGCGGCGGCAAAAGCGTGCTGACGATCTGCCTGGATAAAAGTCTCCTTGACATTGAGCGGAAGCCAACGCAGATGGAGTGTTTGCCCGAAACCAAGGGCAAAGGCGCCCTCATGTTCGCCAAGAGGCGCCAGCGGATGGACGAGATTGCGGCCGAGCACGAAGAGCTGCGGCGCCAAGGGATGCCCGTGGAAGCGGCGCAGAAAGTGGAACCCGCCGCGGAGGACCACGCGTACATGGACGTGAACCtgcaccagcagcagcagcagtaccAGCAATACCAGGAGCAGCAGTACTatgagcagcaacagcagcactaccaacaacagcagcagcaatacCAACAGTATCAGCAACAGCACATGTATCGCCAAGACCAGCACGTCTCGGCGCAACAGCAAAGCCACGAAGCGCAGAGCTCTTTCGGCAATCGCACCGCAAAGCCCTTTTCGGTACAGAACCTGGCGGCCACACCTTACTCTCCCGCAATAACCGGGACTACTCAATATTCTACAGGCCAAGGAGAGCAGATCGCCTCGCGTGACGAGCGCATTTCCACACCTGCAATCAGGTCGGGCATTCTGGATTCAAAGAGAAAAAACGTTGCCAAGCCCATGTTCACATTTAAAGAGACACCAAAGATGTCACCGAATCCCGAGCTGCTCAACCTCCTCAACATGAGCTATAAGAAGATGGGTTTCGAGTCAGGACCCGAGGAAGACTACCTCAGCCTCGGCGCCGAGGCTTGTAATTTCCTCCAGTCCTCACGGTCGAAACACAAGACTCCGCCGCCGGTGGCCCCAAAGCCTGTGATGGATCCCGGCTCCGCCCCCTGGTCTCCACAGATGGAAGTAACCAACCAGGGCATGCCTCAGCATGCTGAAAATAGTGTGTCCGCACCTGCTGTAGCCCCCACCGCAGAGACCACCCCTCCAAGTGACCAAGAGCCAAGCTCCACTCTGCCTCCCCCTCATGCTCAACTGGAAGCCGCCGCCAACGCCCCCACGGAGCAACAACAATCATGGTATCCTTCAGTGCCAGAAACCCAACAACAGCAAGTCGCCGTTCAAGAGGGAAACGGTTATGTTTCCTCTTATACGGCACAAGTGCAGCCCCAGGAGCCACCCCAAAGTCAATCCTCCCTCCAGCCAGAGTGGCCCACCTCTCAACCCACTCACAGTCAACCCCCTGCCAATACTTGGACGCCTCAAGTTCAGGCCTCCTGGAGTCAAGCAGAGCAAGCACAGCCACACGCTCAATCGTCCTGGTGTCAACCCCAAGATCCGCCACAGTCTCAAACACAACCGACCTGGACGCAAGTGCAGCGAATGCAGCCGACCTGGGGTCAACCTCAAGAACCGATGCTGCAACAGCAGCAGTCACATGCTTCCTGGGCTCAGTCCCCACAAGTAGACTCTCAACCAACATGGGCGCTGGCCAAGTCCCAAGCGCAAGCTCCTTGGATTCAGGCGGAATCCCAGCCACAAGCGGCCTGGGGTCAACCGGCGCAGCAAGAAGCCTGGCCACAGACTCAAGCACCAGATCAACATTGGGCTCCAGCTCAACCACCAATTAATACCTGTCCGCCGTCACAGCCTACCTGGACGCAAACAGCCCAAGCTCAACCACAGGCGCAACCTCCAGCCGGTTCGAACGCACGGGCGCCTGTTCCCACCCAGCCCCAGCCGTCATGGGCCCATCAGCCTCCAGAACAGGTCCAGCGTCCCGCTAATTCCTGGGGGGCCGAGCGAGGTCCGGCCCAACAGTCCTGGGACCCGTCCGTTCGTCCGCAGCAACAAGCACCTTTGAGGCAGCAGATAAATTCGTGGCCGCCGGCTCAACCTCAAACCCCTGCCTGGGCGCCTCAGCCCCAGCAAGCACCTGTGGCCAACGCTCCGCCTAAGCCTTGGAATACCCAAAAAAGCCGTGGCCCGCAGCGAATTAGCACCTTCACCTCGGCGAAGAAAGTTTCCTCCCCTGTCATCAACCCCTTGGCGTCCGTCTTGACCCCGTCGCCCACCGGTTCATCCTACGAGATGCCGGCCGTCCGGGGGAAAGGAGCCGACATGTTTGCCAAGAGGCAGTCCCGCATGGAGAAGTACGTGGTGGATTCGGAGACCGTGCAGGCCAACCTGGCGAGTCGATCCACGTCGCCAACCGCCTCCTTACCAAACGAGTGGAAGTACACCCCTAACGTACGTGCTCCGCCCTCACGGGGTTTCAATCCCATCCAGTCTCCCTCTTATCCGCCGGGCGCGTCAAAGCAGCCCCCTTCGACTGGCCCCGtgtccaaagccaagaaaaaaggcaaacaaggaCCCGCCCCCAAACCACTCGATGTAGTCGACGTCATGAAGCATCAACCCTACCAACTTAGTGCCTCGCTCTTTACATACGGCCCTGCGGCAGAAGCTGCAAAGGAGCCGGCTCCTAATTCTAGCTGTTCACCCCAAAACCAGCAACCGCACGAGCAAACGGTCCCGGTTCAGCCAGCTGGGGCGTTTAACGCGCCGTACCCCCAGCAGGCCTACGATGGCAACTACCAGCCAAGCCCAAACGCTTATCCGCCCTCTGATCCTTACCAGCAACCTTCAGGTGGTCCTTACTGGCAACCACATAACCAGCAAACCCCTCAACTGCCCAGTCCCCAGTACCCGCCCCCACAGGTCCCTTACCAAGCTGCTGGCAGTCCCCCTTACCTTTCACCCACAGCGATAGCCTTCCAGCAGCCGCCTCTTGCTAACGTAGCGCCGGGTTTCCCTGTAGCTTCACCGCCTGGCTCGATAACCAGCGGCAACGCCGGCGCGGCACCAAAACCAAAATTTACGGCCAAAAAAAGCTCCGCTCAGGTGTGGAAGCCCACGGTCACTGAGAGAGAGTGA
- the myoz2a gene encoding myozenin-2a, which produces MSLFSTLTPGERKIQAAAICREIQGLEDVEVDLGKKVSVPQDIMLEELSLVSNRASRLFKMRQQRADKYTFENVKSHLNVGTGCISNTSTTATAAAAGSRADNASSAKERDSAEKDATGVDRARAMQTVTVPDPHSIAPGYGGPLKDVPPEKFNSTAIPKSYHSPWDRARVREPTPVDAPAACLPKPEPPADLPGYKSFNRVAIPFGGFAEAPDAVRSMKAELAVPDFPELRGRPCFNRAAQGWHSTGALIPFRAGTPEAALVPESDDL; this is translated from the exons ATGTCGCTTTTCTCCACCTTGACGCCCGGCGAGAGGAAAATTCAGGCCGCGGCAATCTGCAGGGAGATTCAAGGCCTGGAAG ACGTGGAGGTGGACCTCGGCAAGAAGGTGAGCGTGCCCCAGGACATCATGCTGGAGGAGCTGTCCCTGGTGTCCAATCGGGCCTCCCGCCTCTTCAAGATGCGGCAGCAGCGCGCGGACAAGTACACCTTTGAAAACGTCAAGTCGCATCTCAACGTCGGCACGGGTTGCATTTCG AACACGTCGACgacggcgacggcggcggcggcgggctcgcGAGCCGATAACGCGAGTTCCGCGAAGGAACGCGACTCTGCTGAGAAAGACGCGACGGGCGTGGACCGGGCCCGCGCGATGCAAACCGTAACGGTGCCGGATCCACACAGCATCGCTCCTG GATACGGGGGTCCTTTGAAAGACGTCCCTCCGGAGAAGTTCAACAGCACAGCCATCCCTAAGTCTTACCACTCGCCGTGGGACCGAGCTCGCGTCAGGGAACCGACCCCGGTCGACGCGCCTGCCGCCTGCCTGCCTAAACCGGAACCGCCGGCCGACCTGCCGGGCTACAAAAGCTTCAACAG AGTGGCCATCCCGTTTGGCGGCTTCGCCGAGGCGCCCGACGCCGTCCGGAGCATGAAGGCGGAGCTCGCCGTGCCCGACTTCCCCGAGCTCAGAGGTCGGCCCTGCTTCAACAGGGCTGCTCAGGGGTGGCATTCGACGGGCGCTCTGATCCCCTTCCGCGCCGGCACCCCGGAGGCCGCGCTCGTGCCTGAGTCAGATGACCTTTGA
- the synpo2a gene encoding synaptopodin-2 isoform X2, whose protein sequence is MRTGDFVCITLQGGAPWGFALDGGQRDTDAPLLVSQVEEGCRASQAGVREGDEVVSLNGEPCAGVTLWQARALVNASGSCLQMLIKRSKGEKEPFKPRELYISESQDEISDGELHGEPGDTPSLSLSQQTLDNMSCTSLGSAHGVEGERTTTGSARDAPPSPGRKPLSQHGVVQGQAPAASASPGRGVASGEVGGPRVSAGSRGVGGGPCELPGSFSVAFQIPSDEGTPAEEQDSDSDREKPNKHRARHARLRRSESLSEKQVKEAKSKCKRIALLLSAAQPNPNNKGLLMFKKHRQRAKQYTLVSYGTGEDERDDSTEEDEENTRAGVHVVEFTLADQDHSDFEKHILTNARGGKSVLTICLDKSLLDIERKPTQMECLPETKGKGALMFAKRRQRMDEIAAEHEELRRQGMPVEAAQKVEPAAEDHAYMDVNLHQQQQQYQQYQEQQYYEQQQQHYQQQQQQYQQYQQQHMYRQDQHVSAQQQSHEAQSSFGNRTAKPFSVQNLAATPYSPAITGTTQYSTGQGEQIASRDERISTPAIRSGILDSKRKNVAKPMFTFKETPKMSPNPELLNLLNMSYKKMGFESGPEEDYLSLGAEACNFLQSSRSKHKTPPPVAPKPVMDPGSAPWSPQMEVTNQGMPQHAENSVSAPAVAPTAETTPPSDQEPSSTLPPPHAQLEAAANAPTEQQQSWYPSVPETQQQQVAVQEGNGYVSSYTAQVQPQEPPQSQSSLQPEWPTSQPTHSQPPANTWTPQVQASWSQAEQAQPHAQSSWCQPQDPPQSQTQPTWTQVQRMQPTWGQPQEPMLQQQQSHASWAQSPQVDSQPTWALAKSQAQAPWIQAESQPQAAWGQPAQQEAWPQTQAPDQHWAPAQPPINTCPPSQPTWTQTAQAQPQAQPPAGSNARAPVPTQPQPSWAHQPPEQVQRPANSWGAERGPAQQSWDPSVRPQQQAPLRQQINSWPPAQPQTPAWAPQPQQAPVANAPPKPWNTQKSRGPQRISTFTSAKKVSSPVINPLASVLTPSPTGSSYEMPAVRGKGADMFAKRQSRMEKYVVDSETVQANLASRSTSPTASLPNEWKYTPNVTGRSYSLSPPGRAPPTGRQSPSSPARASRLEKSPKSVTPWEAASRHPLGLVDAAFAFQDLQQNLASSVRLAAQRKLVPEPPAQWTARASPQKAGGQWGGVASSGQRVGYGSLPRQWQPHRPVSHLGAPSEGKRPPVGLHKSSHRTNWQH, encoded by the exons ATGAGAACGGGGGATTTCGTCTGCATCACTTTGCAAGGTGGCGCGCCCTGGGGGTTCGCCCTGGACGGGGGCCAGCGGGACACCGACGCACCTCTGCTGGTTTCTCAG GTGGAGGAAGGCTGCCGCGCTTCCCAGGCTGGCGTACGGGAAGGCGACGAGGTGGTGTCCCTGAATGGGGAGCCGTGTGCCGGCGTGACCCTTTGGCAAGCCCGCGCCCTCGTCAACGCGTCGGGAAGCTGCCTGCAGATGCTCATCAAGAG ATCAAAAGGCGAGAAGGAGCCTTTCAAGCCGAGGGAGCTCTACATATCCGAGTCCCAGGACGAAATTTCTGATGGAGAGCTCCACGGGGAACCTGGTGATACGCCCTCGTTGAGCCTTTCCCAGCAGACGTTGGACAACATGAGCTGTACCTCTCTCGGAAGCGCGCACGGCGTCGAGGGAGAGCGTACCACCACCGGCTCCGCGCGGGACGCACCTCCGTCCCCCGGCCGAAAGCCGCTCAGCCAGCACGGAGTGGTGCAAGGGCAGGCGCCGGCAGCATCAGCATCACCGGGGAGGGGCGTCGCGAGCGGCGAGGTGGGAGGCCCCCGGGTGAGCGCCGGATCCCGAGGCGTGGGAGGAGGGCCCTGTGAGCTTCCTGGCTCTTTTAGCGTCGCTTTCCAAATCCCCTCAGATGAGGGAACGCCCGCCGAGGAGCAGGATTCCGATTCGGATCGGgagaaacccaacaaacaccGAGCAAGGCACGCCA GGCTCCGGCGCAGCGAGAGTCTGTCCGAGAAGCAGGTGAAAGAGGCCAAGTCCAAATGTAAGCGGATCGCCCTTCTCCTTAGCGCCGCGCAGCCCAACCCCAACAATAAGGGCCTGTTGATGTTCAAGAAACACCGCCAGAGAGCCAAACAGTACACGTTGGTCAGCTACGGCACCGGAGAGGACGAGCGCGACGACAGCACCGAAGAAGACGAAGAGAACACCCGGGCGGGAGTCCACGTTGTTGAGTTCACGCTCGCTGATCAAGACCATTCGGATTTCGAGAAGCACATCCTCACGAATGCCCGCGGCGGCAAAAGCGTGCTGACGATCTGCCTGGATAAAAGTCTCCTTGACATTGAGCGGAAGCCAACGCAGATGGAGTGTTTGCCCGAAACCAAGGGCAAAGGCGCCCTCATGTTCGCCAAGAGGCGCCAGCGGATGGACGAGATTGCGGCCGAGCACGAAGAGCTGCGGCGCCAAGGGATGCCCGTGGAAGCGGCGCAGAAAGTGGAACCCGCCGCGGAGGACCACGCGTACATGGACGTGAACCtgcaccagcagcagcagcagtaccAGCAATACCAGGAGCAGCAGTACTatgagcagcaacagcagcactaccaacaacagcagcagcaatacCAACAGTATCAGCAACAGCACATGTATCGCCAAGACCAGCACGTCTCGGCGCAACAGCAAAGCCACGAAGCGCAGAGCTCTTTCGGCAATCGCACCGCAAAGCCCTTTTCGGTACAGAACCTGGCGGCCACACCTTACTCTCCCGCAATAACCGGGACTACTCAATATTCTACAGGCCAAGGAGAGCAGATCGCCTCGCGTGACGAGCGCATTTCCACACCTGCAATCAGGTCGGGCATTCTGGATTCAAAGAGAAAAAACGTTGCCAAGCCCATGTTCACATTTAAAGAGACACCAAAGATGTCACCGAATCCCGAGCTGCTCAACCTCCTCAACATGAGCTATAAGAAGATGGGTTTCGAGTCAGGACCCGAGGAAGACTACCTCAGCCTCGGCGCCGAGGCTTGTAATTTCCTCCAGTCCTCACGGTCGAAACACAAGACTCCGCCGCCGGTGGCCCCAAAGCCTGTGATGGATCCCGGCTCCGCCCCCTGGTCTCCACAGATGGAAGTAACCAACCAGGGCATGCCTCAGCATGCTGAAAATAGTGTGTCCGCACCTGCTGTAGCCCCCACCGCAGAGACCACCCCTCCAAGTGACCAAGAGCCAAGCTCCACTCTGCCTCCCCCTCATGCTCAACTGGAAGCCGCCGCCAACGCCCCCACGGAGCAACAACAATCATGGTATCCTTCAGTGCCAGAAACCCAACAACAGCAAGTCGCCGTTCAAGAGGGAAACGGTTATGTTTCCTCTTATACGGCACAAGTGCAGCCCCAGGAGCCACCCCAAAGTCAATCCTCCCTCCAGCCAGAGTGGCCCACCTCTCAACCCACTCACAGTCAACCCCCTGCCAATACTTGGACGCCTCAAGTTCAGGCCTCCTGGAGTCAAGCAGAGCAAGCACAGCCACACGCTCAATCGTCCTGGTGTCAACCCCAAGATCCGCCACAGTCTCAAACACAACCGACCTGGACGCAAGTGCAGCGAATGCAGCCGACCTGGGGTCAACCTCAAGAACCGATGCTGCAACAGCAGCAGTCACATGCTTCCTGGGCTCAGTCCCCACAAGTAGACTCTCAACCAACATGGGCGCTGGCCAAGTCCCAAGCGCAAGCTCCTTGGATTCAGGCGGAATCCCAGCCACAAGCGGCCTGGGGTCAACCGGCGCAGCAAGAAGCCTGGCCACAGACTCAAGCACCAGATCAACATTGGGCTCCAGCTCAACCACCAATTAATACCTGTCCGCCGTCACAGCCTACCTGGACGCAAACAGCCCAAGCTCAACCACAGGCGCAACCTCCAGCCGGTTCGAACGCACGGGCGCCTGTTCCCACCCAGCCCCAGCCGTCATGGGCCCATCAGCCTCCAGAACAGGTCCAGCGTCCCGCTAATTCCTGGGGGGCCGAGCGAGGTCCGGCCCAACAGTCCTGGGACCCGTCCGTTCGTCCGCAGCAACAAGCACCTTTGAGGCAGCAGATAAATTCGTGGCCGCCGGCTCAACCTCAAACCCCTGCCTGGGCGCCTCAGCCCCAGCAAGCACCTGTGGCCAACGCTCCGCCTAAGCCTTGGAATACCCAAAAAAGCCGTGGCCCGCAGCGAATTAGCACCTTCACCTCGGCGAAGAAAGTTTCCTCCCCTGTCATCAACCCCTTGGCGTCCGTCTTGACCCCGTCGCCCACCGGTTCATCCTACGAGATGCCGGCCGTCCGGGGGAAAGGAGCCGACATGTTTGCCAAGAGGCAGTCCCGCATGGAGAAGTACGTGGTGGATTCGGAGACCGTGCAGGCCAACCTGGCGAGTCGATCCACGTCGCCAACCGCCTCCTTACCAAACGAGTGGAAGTACACCCCTAAC gTAACCGGCAGGAGCTACTCCCTGTCGCCTCCAGGTAGAGCGCCCCCCACAGGCCGCCAGTCGCCATCTTCCCCGGCTCGAGCATCCAGGCTGGAGAAGAGCCCGAAATCTGTCACGCCTTGGGAGGCGGCGTCCCGCCATCCGCTGGGCCTGGTGGATGCAGCCTTTGCCTTCCAGGACCTGCAGCAGAATCTGGCCTCCAGCGTTCGCCTGGCGGCCCAGCGGAAGCTGGTCCCCGAGCCGCCTGCCCAGTGGACGGCCAGGGCGTCCCCGCAGAAGGCGGGCGGTCAATGGGGGGGCGTCGCCAGCTCGGGTCAGCGTGTTGGTTACGGGTCCCTGCCCAGACAGTGGCAGCCTCACAGGCCCGTGAGCCACTTGGGGGCCCCGTCTGAGGGGAAAAGGCCCCCAGTGGGACTGCACAAGTCTTCACATAGAACTAATTGGCAGCACTAA